One genomic segment of Capricornis sumatraensis isolate serow.1 chromosome X, serow.2, whole genome shotgun sequence includes these proteins:
- the CT47C1 gene encoding LOW QUALITY PROTEIN: cancer/testis antigen family 47 member C1 (The sequence of the model RefSeq protein was modified relative to this genomic sequence to represent the inferred CDS: substituted 1 base at 1 genomic stop codon) encodes MSTTRGGDQGPDGQQCPAGMAGVQAGLSRAREGVDCNSGPRRGDTVPEAGAGGIPEASGGPREAALEGGSAEEGEEEQAGGPDLMADAHHFPMAGFRLTLLDLVCSVLSRIYYNDYILVWPHNGHMSVQHRAQQHSSDQGSAAVAAFSELRVXSDGPGEGPAGKAPAQEVEEAEEAEEASLWETAAEESEESSLWEVAQEPAAPEEIGKHQDENSKKEIQGTECEVKEEKYNKKQEEPEKNLDPAKDRPKNSSVED; translated from the exons ATGTCCACCACGAGAGGTGGAGATCAGGGCCCTGACGGGCAGCAATGCCCAGCAGGCATGGCCGGGGTGCAGGCCGGACTGTCCAGAGCCCGTGAAGGTGTGGACTGCAACTCCGGGCCTCGCAGGGGTGACACCGTGCCTGAGGCTGGGGCAGGCGGAATCCCTGAGGCCTCAGGAGGCCCAAGGGAGGCGGCCCTGGAGGGTGGGAGCGccgaggagggggaggaggagcaggcagGGGGCCCAGACCTCATGGCGGACGCACACCACTTCCCCATGGCTGGCTTCCGCCTAACGTTGCTGGACCTGGTATGCTCGGTGCTGAGCCGCATCTACTACAATGACTACATCCTCGTCTGGCCCCACAACGGCCACATGTCGGTCCAGCACCGGGCCCAGCAGCACTCGTCCGATCAAGGCTCGGCCGCAGTGGCCGCGTTCTCCGAGCTCCGGGTGTAGTCGGATGGACCGGGGGAGGGGCCGGCGGGGAAGGCCCCAGCCCAGGAGGTGGAGGAGGCGGAAGAAGCCGAGGAAGCCTCTTTATGGGAGACAGCTGCCGAAGAGTCCGAGGAGTCCAGCTTGTGGGAAGTGGCACAGGAGCCAGCTGCCCCTGAGG AAATAGGTAAGCACCAGGATGAGAACTCCAAAAAAGAGATCCAAGGCACTGAATGtgaggtgaaagaagagaagtataACAAAAAACAAGAAGAACCAGAAAAGAATCTGGACCCAGCAAAGGACAGGCCCAAAAATTCCAG tgtggaagactag